The nucleotide window TACTTCTTAAATAATAGAAGCATGAAAGCATATCCTGTACACCTTTCACTGATTTTAAAACTTTAGACCCATTGGCCGGTGTTTTTTTATCCGTTAAAATCAAAGTGTTATTATCGTGATTGAAAGCGGTTTCAAAATGTTGCCGATAGCTTCCTTCACGTACATTTCTTACATAAAAACTTGGTAATCCTGTCTGGGTATTGATGAAGCTTTCATATAAATCCTCTACCTTAAAGAATGCTTTTACAGCGCCGGTTGTCTGCCCTGTGCCTTTCACATAGAGATGAGGAACCCCTTTGTAGTTAGTCTTTTTTGTAGTAAGATTCGCAGTTCCTGCATTCAGGAAGCCGTAGTGAATCCTAAGAGTAATAGATTCGCCGTCTGCGATGTTATCAATCTGGGCAGAGCCTAAAAAGAATATAAATACTGCAAAAAGGTTTAAAATTTTCTTCATAACAAGACATTTACAAAAACATTGCCAAATTTAAAATCTTAATTGATAGATATTTGACAAATCTCAGGTTTTTATTTAGAATCAATTAAATATGCTTCGCATTAAAATTAGTAAATTTGCAGTTACATGTCTAATTAAATTATCTTAAAGATTATGATAACCACTGATATATTGATCATAGGTGCGGGACCTACAGGACTTTTTGCAGTTTTTGAAGCTGGTTTATTAAAAATGAAGTGTCATATTATTGATGCACTTCCACAGCCGGGAGGGCAATTGGCGGAACTTTATCCTAAGAAACCTATCTTCGATATCCCAGGTTATCCTTCAGTAAATGCCGGAGAATTGGTAGATAATTTGATGGAGCAGATCAAGCAGTTTCAACCAGGATTTACTTTGGGAGAGACGGCTGTTTCTTATACAAAAGTTGATGACGAATGGTTTGAAGTGATTACCAATAAAGGTACTGTTCACAGATGTAGAGCTATTGCCATTGCAGGAGGACTAGGAACTTTTGAACCGAGAAAACCCACTTTCGAAAATATAGCTGATTATGAAGAAAAAGGTCTTGAATATTTCGTTAAAGAACCTGAGCACTTCAGAAACAAAAAAGTAGTTATTGCAGGAGGAGGTGATTCTGCCCTTGACTGGAGTATCTTCCTTTCAAATGTAGCCAGCGAAGTAACTTTAATCCACAGAAGAAATGAGTTCAGAGGAGCTTTGGATTCTGTAGAGAAAGTTCAGGATCTGAAAAACCAAGGGAAAATCAAATTAATTACTCCTGCAGAAGTTACCGGTATTAAAGGCGACGGAAAAGTAGAGGCTATCACGGTAGAAGTAGAAGGTCAGGAAGCTTACGATATCGAAACAGATTATTTTATTCCTTTATTCGGATTGACACCAAAATTGGGAGAGATCGGAAACTGGGGATTAAATATTGAAAAAAATGCAATCGTTGTAAACAATGCCCTTGATTATCAGACCAACATTGATGGTATTTATGCTATCGGGGATATCAACACTTACCCTGGAAAACTGAAGCTGATCCTTTGTGGTTTCCATGAGGCCACTTTAATGTGTCAGAGTGTTTACAACAGACTGAATCCTGGTAAAAAATTCGTTTTAAAATATACAACGGTAAGTGGAGTAGACGGATTTGACGGAAGCCGTAAAGAAGCAGAGAAGGCTGTTGTGAAAAAAATTGACTAATTTTGCAGAATTATGTCAGATATTAATATTAAAATCACCGACAGAGAAGGGGTAACCCACGATGTCGTAGCTCCTACGGATATGTCCATGAATTTAATGGAAATTATCCGTTCCTATGAATTGGCAGAAGAAGGTACTATTGGTGTATGCGGAGGAATGGCGATGTGTGCTTCGTGCCAGGTTTATGTAATCAATGATCCGGGGCTGGAACCAATGGGAGATGAAGAAGATGCGATGTTGGCTGAAGCTTTTCACGTGAAAGACAACAGCAGATTAGGATGCCAGCTGCATATTGCTGATGAAATGGAGGGACTTGAAGTGGAGATTGCTCCTTATCCTTAGAAAATATTTTTTAATCTTAATAAGAAACCCGTCCGAGTTTTTTCGGACGGGTTTTGCTTTATTTTTTTTCGGGTTGAAATTTCGGATGACCCACCTGCCATAATGCAAAAGCATAAATATCTGCATATTCACGGAAAGTTATTTCCAGATCACTTGTAAAGTGTCCGTTTTCATAATTCACATATAATAAAACAGGTTTCCCGGAAGAGGTACTGTTCTGTAATGCAGCGGCAAATTTTGCAGGTTCCCATGGGGTAATTCTGGAATCATTCATTCCGGTACTCACAAGAACAGCTGGGTACTTTATGCCTTTTTTTACCTTGCTTTGAGCATCCATTTCAATAAGGTGCTTAATATCTTCAGAATTTTTTATACTTCCAACCTCAGGAATTTGATTGTCGCCGTTGGCTGAGTTCTGAGAACGAAGAGCATTGGTCATTCCTACTTCGGCGATGGCAACTCCATATAAATCCGGTCTTTCAGTAATAGCGCGCCCAATAAGGACTCCTCCCATACTTGCCCCATTGCCGATAAGCTTTGAGGGAGAAGTATATTTTTGATTCACAAGATATTCGGAACATGCGATAAAATCTTTCCAGGTATTCGGTTTTTTAGCTTTCATTCCGTCTCTGTGCCATTTGTCTCCTTTTTCGCCTCCTCCTCTTACATGGGCAACTGCCAGTACTACACCTTGTTCAAGCAATACTGATAATCTAGTGGAAAACCGAGGGGTATAAGATATTCCATAACCGCCATACCCTGTGATATAAGCTGGAGTACTGCCATCCATTTTGATGTTTTTAGGATAAATAATAGAAAGAGGGACTATTGCTCCGTCATGACTTTTTACTTCCACTTCTTTTACTTCATACAGTGCATTGTAATCAGGATAGTTGCTGTCTCCGTTAAAATATTTGCTTTTTACAGCTTTACCACTTTCTGGGTTATAATCATAAAAAGTGCCGGGAGTAAGCCAATTGCTGTTATAGCATTGCAGATTATCATTTTCACGGGCATTAAGAGCGATAGAATTATTGATCCCCCCAGGTAGAGGAACTTTGGTTATAGCCAATGTTTTACGATCTATCTGATATTTATCCTGGGTAATCCCATTGCTTAAAGAATAGAACAGATAATTTTTAGAGCTGTGGATAGAGGTGATGACAGAACTGCTTTCAGCAACAATAACTTTAGCATGATCGAAATCAGGATTTGATAAACTTGTCAGTCCTACTTTATAATTGGGAGCATCCTTATGAGTAAGGAAAAACAATTGATCTCCGCTGATGAATGTCTGTACAATCTCGTCCGATGGTTTGATGATCTGTTTCCACTTGATTTTTTTATCTTTAAGAGAAGATATCGGAGCATAAAAAACAGGGTTTTCGCTTTTTGTGGATCCAATTCTTAAGATCATGGTTTGGTAATCACTTGTAAAAGATACTTCAGGAAATTGTTCTGTTAAGATATTGAGTTCCGGATATTCTTCGCGTGATCCCAATATAACGTCTTTATCCTGACTGGTCCCAATCTGATGAAGCATCGCCTTCATTTCTTTCAGCAACATATTGCTGTTAGGATCTCCCGTGCTCATCTTGGTATAGGTGATATACTGTCCATCCGGAGTAAATTCAAAATTGAATTCGCTCCAGATGGGCGACAAAGTATCATTAAGGAATTTTTTAGTTTTCAGATCTAAAATTCTAAGCTCACAAATTTCACTCCCGGACTTGGAAAATAACAAGGCAATTTTATTACCGCTGGAATCTACTGTGAAATCGGTGATCTGTGCATCCTTTTTATAGGTTTCAGGGTCAAAAATCAGAGTTTCCTGTCCCGTAGAAACGTCTTTTGCGTAGAGCTTGGAAAGCTTTTCATTTTTTTTGGTTTTAGCATAGAAATAAAGATTTCCTCTTTGTTTTGCATAGCCATAAGAATCTCCACCAAGTTCCTGAACCTGTTTCATTCTTTGGTAAAGGGCATCACGATTAGGAATGATATTAATAAGATTATGGCTGAAATCTGACTGTGCCTTGAACCATGTTTGTACTTCGGGACTTTTCAGGTTTTCCAGCCATTGGTAATTGTCTGTGATTTTGGTACCAAAGTAATCGTCTGTCACAGGATTTTCAGGAGTCTTGGGATAATTATACTGAGCAAAAATGACCTGGCTTAATAATATACAGCCTGTCAGAAGTCCATTTTTCATTGTTTTAATTCTTTTAGTCGTGAGAAAGTATTCTTACAAATGTACTAAACTTAAACCTCAGATATGAAAACATATTTTAAAAAGAGCGAATGTTTCAATATATTCTTCCTGTGATTATGCCTGATCTTTAGAAATCCATTTCCCAACCGTAGGCGCCTGGTAATTTCTCATCTTTTCCAACAGTTCATCAATGGTATTGCTGATCAGCAGCATATCTCTGTTTACCTGTTTTAAAAATCCCTTGTCGACCATGGTTTGAACCAATCTGATCAGATCATCATAAAATCCGTCAATATTTAGAATTCCGATGGGTTTTTTATGAAGCCCAAGCTGTGCCCATGTGATCATCTCAAAAAACTCTTCTAATGTACCATAGCCGCCAGGAAGAACGATAACGCCGTCACAGAGTTCATTCATTTTGGTTTTTCTTTCGTGCATGGTTTCTACGAGGATCAGTTCGGTAAGGCTTTTATGAGCAATCTCTTTAGCTTGTAAAAAATAGGGGAGAACTCCTGTTACCATGCCGTTTTCGCTTAATACTCCGTTGGCAATAGTTCCCATTAAGCCGGTTTCAGAGCCGCCGTAAATTAATTGTATATTTTGTTTTGCCAAAGTCTGGCCAAGCAAAAATGCCTGCTCTTCATAGATTTTATCTGTGCCTAAACTTGAGCCGCAGAATACGGTGATACTTTTCATTGTATTAGATTTGTTTTTTATGCTATTGTTGAGATGCTTCGACAAGCTCAGCATGACATCTCTAATACTAACTGCTTTTTTAGAGATAAATTTTTAGCAGCGTCATGCTGAGCCTGTCGAAGCATCTTTATTTCAATTAAAACTAAAAATATCCAAAATCATAAGACTTTGGATATTCAATATAATAATTTTAATGTTTTATTTCTGAGGAATATTCGCTAAAATATCTTTTAGGAAGCTCCAGAATTTCTGTGCTGAAGGAATATTGGCTCTTTCATCAGGAGAGTGTGCCCCTCTGATAGTAGGTCCAAAGCTTACCATTTCCATTTCAGGATAATTAGCACCGATGATTCCACATTCAAGACCTGCGTGGCACGCTACAACATGAGGTTTTTCATTGAACTTTTCTGTGTAAAGTTTTTCCATCAGCTGTACAATTTCTGAACCTGGTTTTGGCTTCCATCCAGGATATGAACCGCTGAATTCAACATTCATTCCAGCCAGTTCCGCTACAGATTTTAACTGTTCCGCTACTGAATATTTTGAAGAATCTACAGAAGATCTCGTAAGGTTTAAGATCTTAAGTTCTCCACCTTTCAGTTCTACTCTTGCCACGTTGTTGGAAGCTTCTACAAGATCTTTTACGTCCGGGCTCATTCTGTAAACTCCGTTGTGAAGCGCTTTTAAAGTAAGGATCACTTTTCTGGAATCTTCTTCAGAAATTGCCTTGTCAGAAGATGTAGAGCTCTCAATATTAATCTGGATTCCAGGTTCTACCGTTGCGAATTCTTCTAAAATATCTTTTTTAAGAACCGTTACATTTTCAATAAACTCCTGAGCATTTCTCACCGAAATAACGGCAACACCTTCTCTTGGAATCGCATTTCTCAACCCTCCGCTGTCGATAGAAACCAGTTCAATGTTCTGGTTTTCCAGTCCGCTGTAAAGAAGTCTTCCCAAAATGATATTGGCATTTCCGAAACCTTTATGGATATCCATTCCGGAGTGGCCTCCCTGAAGACCTTTTACTTCAAGTCTTACAATTTGTCCTTTTGAAGCTTCTGCAGGGTAAGTTTGAGTGATGGTTACATCAACACCACCTGCGCAGCCGATATCAATTTCATCATCTTCTTCAGTGTCAAGATTCAATAGAATATCACCTGTTAACTGTCCTGGTTTTAATCCCAGAGCACCTGTCATTCCGGTCTCTTCATCAATAGTGAAAAGAGCTTCCAATGCAGGGTGGGGTATATCTGAACTTTCAAGGATAGACATAATGGTTGCTACTCCTAAACCGTTATCAGCTCCTAGTGTAGTTCCTTTTGCCTTTACCCAGTCACCGTCAATTTCCATTTTGATTCCTTCTGTTTCAAAATCAAAATTAACATCATTATTTTTCTGGCAAACCATATCAAGGTGAGACTGAAGCACAACAGATTTACGGTTTTCCATTCCTGCAGTGGCAGGTTTTTTAATAATAACGTTTCCTACTTCATCTACCGTAGTTTCCAGTCCTAAATTCTCACCAAATCCTTTGATGAAAGCAATTACTTTTTCTTCTTTTTTTGAAGGTCTTGGAACAGCATTTAATCTGGAGAAGTTTTTCCAGATGATATGCGGTTCTATATTAGATAATTCCATTGAAATTTATTTTTCCCAAATTTACAAAATAAAAAATGCTTCTGTGGGATACAGAAGCACTTTTGTATGCATTTGGAGACGAAATAGCAAAACAGCAAATGTACTGATCCTTTTTTCGCTTCTACCTTTTTTGCGATTGGGCTTTTTCGCTTTATTAACATCCACACTCTCCATAAATAGGAGTCGTGAAAGTGGTGCCGTCTGGTTTCTCAATAGTCAGAGTACCTTCAAACAGCAGAGCTTCTTCGCCTTTTATTTTTTTACCTTTTACAGAAATCTTATAATCATCATTTTCTATTTCTTTGGTAAGCAATTCATCTACTTCCATATCGCTTGATGAGATCAGATTCATAGCGAGTCTTTTACCGTCCAGCATCATATAAGCGGTCTTTCCGGCATCATCTGCGTAGATGTATCTTTCATTTTCAAAATCAGTTTTGCTTACAGCAAAATAGCAGGAACATTCTTTGATTTCTTTTGGAAACGGAATTGTTCCCACCAGGATATTTCCGGAAGAAGTACCAGCAGTGGAAGCAGAGTCCTTAGTGACATGTAAAGAGTCAGCAGGAGCAGAATCTGAAACAGTTTCTTTTTCCTTTTTACAGGCTACCAGCAGAAATGCAGAAAATAAAATGATTAAATATTTCATGTGTTTGTGGTTTTATAATTGGTTTATCCTCTTGCTCTTTCAAGAAGCGTCATCATTAGTAAAGAAAGGATCACTAAACTTTCTTCCTGATCATCAATGTCAATCAGTCTGTCCAGCTGGAATCTTCTTCCGAAGAATGACGGCATTTTTTTCAGCTTAAAATAAGCTTTACCATCAATACCGGTTACTGTATAAGATGGATTAAGAAAATAGCCGGTGAACATTCCGATGATAGGAATTTCTCCTACAAAGCTGTCCCAGAATCTTACCCATGCGCTGTCTTCCTGAATTTTAAACTTAGGCTGATCATGTGCATCAAGGATATCATAGCTTGCTTTCCAGAGAGAACGCATACCTTTTCTTGCCAGTCTGCCATAGTTTTTGTTATCAATAAGATCATTCAGAGAATACGAAGCATTGAAATCAATCCACTGATTCGCTTTGATTCTGAAAAGCTCTTTAGATTTGCTCTCATCATTAAAAACGATAACATCTTCTTTTAACTTGAACATTTTCTGACGAACATACGCCACATAATTTCCGTTTTTGTCAGTAATGTTGAAGTCGCTTGCTAAAGTAGTGATTTTGAATTTGAAATCCAGTGGATAATTAAGATTGTTAAGTACCATGTCAGTTTATTTTTTTCATATTTAATTTAAGCCGCAAATATAAAGGTTTTTTTACAGTTCTCAGGTAAGAGAGAAATATAAAATATCATAATGAGACATTGTGTTGAAAATGTTTTTTGTTAAAAAAAACGCTATGCTCGCAAGGTTGATATTTATTTTTATTTATTTCGATCACAAAGGCACTTCGTTCAGCCAGGATATCAGATTTGTCTATTGCTGAGTGAAACGCTCCCGCGATCGTTTTTAAGAATTAAAAAAAAATCTTAGCGAACACTGCGTTAAATTTATTTATGTTATATGAAAATTCACATGCGAAGCGAATCGACGATTTACGATTCACTGTAAATTATCAACTTTAATCCTTATTTTTGTACTTATGGATTACCCTAGTAAAGTATTGGCAAAGGCGGTGGATGAGATTTCCGGACTGCCTGGGATTGGTAGAAAAACGGCTTTAAGATTAGCATTACATTTGTTGAAGCAGCCCAGCTCCAGAGCCGTAAGTCTTGGAAACTCCCTGATTAATCTCGTCAACGAAATTAAATACTGCAAAGAATGTCATAATTTTTCAGATTTTGACGTTTGTGAAATATGCAGCAATGAAAAGAGAAATGGCGAACTGATCTGTATTGTGGAAGATGTGCGTGATGTCATTGCTATTGAAAATACAGGGAAGTACACGGGGAAATATCTGATTCTTGGTGGAAAAATATCTCCAATGGAAGGAGTTGGACCAGGCCAGTTGAATATTCCCAGCATTGAAAAAAAGCTGAATGAAGGGAAAGTGAAAGAATTTATTTTTGCGTTGAGTGCTACGATGGAGGGAGATACGACAGCTTATTATATTTATAAGAAATTTAAAAACTTCAATGTTAATTTTTCAAGCATTGCAAGAGGAATTTCGGTAGGAGACGAACTGGAATATGCCGATGAAATTTCTTTAGGAAGATCTATTATCAACAGATTGCCATACAACGAGAAAGATTAATATGAAGCTGTCTGTTATTATTGTTAATTACAATGTCACCCAACTGCTCAGAAGCTGCCTCCAGTCGCTTCAGAAATATATCCTGGAGATAAAATATGAAGTCATTGTCATCGATAATGCTTCTACAGACGCTTCATGGCAAGAGCTTATTACTGAATTTCCCAACATACATTTTATTGCTTCCAAAGAAAATGGCGGTTTTTCAAAAGCCAACAATCAGGCCATCCGGACCGCAAAAGGAGAATATATTTTACTTCTAAATCCTGATACGGAGCTTGAAGGATTTTATATGAAAGAATTGCTGGATTTTGCAGATGCAAAGCCTTCCTTTGGATGTCTGGGAGTGAGGATGCATGATGCTGAAGGAAATTTTTTGCCTGAAAGTAAACGCTCAGTTCCGGATATGTTCAATTCGTTTGAAAAACTGTTTACCAATTTCAAAACGAACAATTCAAAATCCTATTACAGAAACGATATAGAAGAAAATGAGGTAGCTGAAGTTGATGTGATCACAGGAGCTTTTTTATTGGCTAAAAAAGTAGTGTACGAAAAAATAGGCGGGCTGGATGAAGCTTATTTTATGTATGGAGAAGATATTGATCTTTGCTATACCTTTTTAAGAAACGGATATAAAAACTTCTATTATGGAAAGGTTTCAATTCTTCACCATAAAGGGGAAAGTACCATTAAAGATGAGGTATATCTCAGCAGATTCTATGGAGCAATGCAGATCTTTATTGACAAGTATTATAAAGAATCTAAACCTGTACAATATTCATTTTTGAAAGCAGGATTGAAGCTCCGGCATCAGATTGAAAAGATCAGGTTAAAATAAAAAAGCAACTCAATTGAGTTGCTTTTGTTTTATGTAAGATAATGTTCTTCTTATTTTACCGGTGCAGGAGTTTGTGCCGGAGTTGTTGTAGAAGAAGCAGGAGCTGACTGTTTTGCAGGAGCTTCTTTCTTCGCTGGCTGTTGAGGAAGTGCCTGAGAAGGCTTACCTGTAATAACAACGCTTAAAAGGATAAGAACGATGATAGTTCCGCCCAGAGTCCATGTTGCTTTTTCCATGAAATCATTGGTTCTCTGTACCCCGAACTGTGCAGATGATGCACCTCCGAATGTACTGGAAAGGCCTCCTCCTTTTGGATTTTGCGCCATAACGATAATTACCAATAAAACACTGGCAATCATAACAAGAACCATCAATAGTGT belongs to Chryseobacterium gleum and includes:
- a CDS encoding NAD(P)/FAD-dependent oxidoreductase, which gives rise to MITTDILIIGAGPTGLFAVFEAGLLKMKCHIIDALPQPGGQLAELYPKKPIFDIPGYPSVNAGELVDNLMEQIKQFQPGFTLGETAVSYTKVDDEWFEVITNKGTVHRCRAIAIAGGLGTFEPRKPTFENIADYEEKGLEYFVKEPEHFRNKKVVIAGGGDSALDWSIFLSNVASEVTLIHRRNEFRGALDSVEKVQDLKNQGKIKLITPAEVTGIKGDGKVEAITVEVEGQEAYDIETDYFIPLFGLTPKLGEIGNWGLNIEKNAIVVNNALDYQTNIDGIYAIGDINTYPGKLKLILCGFHEATLMCQSVYNRLNPGKKFVLKYTTVSGVDGFDGSRKEAEKAVVKKID
- the recR gene encoding recombination mediator RecR — its product is MDYPSKVLAKAVDEISGLPGIGRKTALRLALHLLKQPSSRAVSLGNSLINLVNEIKYCKECHNFSDFDVCEICSNEKRNGELICIVEDVRDVIAIENTGKYTGKYLILGGKISPMEGVGPGQLNIPSIEKKLNEGKVKEFIFALSATMEGDTTAYYIYKKFKNFNVNFSSIARGISVGDELEYADEISLGRSIINRLPYNEKD
- a CDS encoding prolyl oligopeptidase family serine peptidase, producing the protein MKNGLLTGCILLSQVIFAQYNYPKTPENPVTDDYFGTKITDNYQWLENLKSPEVQTWFKAQSDFSHNLINIIPNRDALYQRMKQVQELGGDSYGYAKQRGNLYFYAKTKKNEKLSKLYAKDVSTGQETLIFDPETYKKDAQITDFTVDSSGNKIALLFSKSGSEICELRILDLKTKKFLNDTLSPIWSEFNFEFTPDGQYITYTKMSTGDPNSNMLLKEMKAMLHQIGTSQDKDVILGSREEYPELNILTEQFPEVSFTSDYQTMILRIGSTKSENPVFYAPISSLKDKKIKWKQIIKPSDEIVQTFISGDQLFFLTHKDAPNYKVGLTSLSNPDFDHAKVIVAESSSVITSIHSSKNYLFYSLSNGITQDKYQIDRKTLAITKVPLPGGINNSIALNARENDNLQCYNSNWLTPGTFYDYNPESGKAVKSKYFNGDSNYPDYNALYEVKEVEVKSHDGAIVPLSIIYPKNIKMDGSTPAYITGYGGYGISYTPRFSTRLSVLLEQGVVLAVAHVRGGGEKGDKWHRDGMKAKKPNTWKDFIACSEYLVNQKYTSPSKLIGNGASMGGVLIGRAITERPDLYGVAIAEVGMTNALRSQNSANGDNQIPEVGSIKNSEDIKHLIEMDAQSKVKKGIKYPAVLVSTGMNDSRITPWEPAKFAAALQNSTSSGKPVLLYVNYENGHFTSDLEITFREYADIYAFALWQVGHPKFQPEKK
- a CDS encoding TIGR00730 family Rossman fold protein, whose amino-acid sequence is MKSITVFCGSSLGTDKIYEEQAFLLGQTLAKQNIQLIYGGSETGLMGTIANGVLSENGMVTGVLPYFLQAKEIAHKSLTELILVETMHERKTKMNELCDGVIVLPGGYGTLEEFFEMITWAQLGLHKKPIGILNIDGFYDDLIRLVQTMVDKGFLKQVNRDMLLISNTIDELLEKMRNYQAPTVGKWISKDQA
- the secG gene encoding preprotein translocase subunit SecG, whose product is MDTIFTLLMVLVMIASVLLVIIVMAQNPKGGGLSSTFGGASSAQFGVQRTNDFMEKATWTLGGTIIVLILLSVVITGKPSQALPQQPAKKEAPAKQSAPASSTTTPAQTPAPVK
- a CDS encoding aminoacyl-histidine dipeptidase, encoding MELSNIEPHIIWKNFSRLNAVPRPSKKEEKVIAFIKGFGENLGLETTVDEVGNVIIKKPATAGMENRKSVVLQSHLDMVCQKNNDVNFDFETEGIKMEIDGDWVKAKGTTLGADNGLGVATIMSILESSDIPHPALEALFTIDEETGMTGALGLKPGQLTGDILLNLDTEEDDEIDIGCAGGVDVTITQTYPAEASKGQIVRLEVKGLQGGHSGMDIHKGFGNANIILGRLLYSGLENQNIELVSIDSGGLRNAIPREGVAVISVRNAQEFIENVTVLKKDILEEFATVEPGIQINIESSTSSDKAISEEDSRKVILTLKALHNGVYRMSPDVKDLVEASNNVARVELKGGELKILNLTRSSVDSSKYSVAEQLKSVAELAGMNVEFSGSYPGWKPKPGSEIVQLMEKLYTEKFNEKPHVVACHAGLECGIIGANYPEMEMVSFGPTIRGAHSPDERANIPSAQKFWSFLKDILANIPQK
- a CDS encoding 2Fe-2S iron-sulfur cluster-binding protein, giving the protein MSDINIKITDREGVTHDVVAPTDMSMNLMEIIRSYELAEEGTIGVCGGMAMCASCQVYVINDPGLEPMGDEEDAMLAEAFHVKDNSRLGCQLHIADEMEGLEVEIAPYP
- a CDS encoding glycosyltransferase family 2 protein encodes the protein MNMKLSVIIVNYNVTQLLRSCLQSLQKYILEIKYEVIVIDNASTDASWQELITEFPNIHFIASKENGGFSKANNQAIRTAKGEYILLLNPDTELEGFYMKELLDFADAKPSFGCLGVRMHDAEGNFLPESKRSVPDMFNSFEKLFTNFKTNNSKSYYRNDIEENEVAEVDVITGAFLLAKKVVYEKIGGLDEAYFMYGEDIDLCYTFLRNGYKNFYYGKVSILHHKGESTIKDEVYLSRFYGAMQIFIDKYYKESKPVQYSFLKAGLKLRHQIEKIRLK
- a CDS encoding DUF3108 domain-containing protein, which produces MKKILNLFAVFIFFLGSAQIDNIADGESITLRIHYGFLNAGTANLTTKKTNYKGVPHLYVKGTGQTTGAVKAFFKVEDLYESFINTQTGLPSFYVRNVREGSYRQHFETAFNHDNNTLILTDKKTPANGSKVLKSVKGVQDMLSCFYYLRSKSPDELKVGTIINMNVWIDDEMFPFQLKVIGTENLKTKFGTINCLKIIPSVKSGRVFKEKEGVTMWVSNDANHIPMLLKAELAVGALKASIDDYKNVKYPLKFSK